In one Thermotoga sp. genomic region, the following are encoded:
- the fliG gene encoding flagellar motor switch protein FliG — MPEKKLDGKRKAAVLLVALGPEKAAQVMKHLDEETVEQLVVEIANIGKVSQEEKKQVLEEFLNLAKAKEMISEGGIEYAKKVLEKAFGPEKARKIIERLTASLQVKPFSFIKDTDPVQLVNFLQGEHPQTIAVVLSYLDPPVAAQILGALPEDLQSEVLKRIALLERTSPEVVKEIEKNLEKKISGFVSQTFSKVGGVDTAAEIMNNIDRSTEKKIMDKLAQENPELADEIRRRMFVFEDILKLDDRSIQLVLREVDTRDLALALKGASDELKEKIFRNMSKRAAALLKDELEYMGPVRIKDVEEAQQKIINVIRRLEEAGEIVIARGGGEELIM; from the coding sequence GTGCCTGAGAAGAAACTCGATGGGAAGAGAAAGGCTGCTGTCCTCCTAGTGGCACTCGGACCAGAAAAGGCCGCTCAGGTGATGAAACATCTCGACGAGGAAACAGTGGAACAACTGGTGGTGGAAATAGCGAACATAGGTAAAGTCTCCCAAGAAGAAAAGAAACAAGTATTAGAGGAGTTTCTGAACCTTGCCAAAGCAAAGGAAATGATCTCAGAAGGTGGGATAGAGTACGCAAAAAAAGTCCTGGAGAAGGCGTTCGGACCAGAAAAAGCGCGAAAGATCATCGAAAGGCTGACCGCTTCTCTTCAAGTGAAACCCTTCAGTTTCATAAAGGACACGGATCCCGTTCAGCTTGTGAACTTCCTTCAAGGAGAGCATCCTCAGACCATAGCTGTTGTCTTGAGCTACCTTGATCCACCAGTCGCGGCCCAGATACTAGGAGCACTTCCTGAGGATCTACAAAGCGAGGTGCTAAAGAGAATTGCCCTCCTCGAGAGAACCTCACCAGAGGTTGTGAAGGAAATCGAAAAGAATCTTGAGAAAAAGATATCGGGCTTTGTGAGTCAAACCTTCAGCAAGGTAGGGGGTGTGGACACTGCCGCTGAGATCATGAACAACATAGACAGGAGCACGGAAAAGAAAATCATGGACAAACTGGCACAGGAGAACCCCGAGCTTGCTGACGAGATAAGAAGAAGGATGTTCGTGTTCGAGGACATCCTCAAGCTTGACGACAGGTCGATCCAGCTTGTTTTGAGGGAGGTTGACACGAGAGATCTGGCGCTTGCTCTGAAGGGTGCCTCAGATGAGCTGAAAGAGAAGATTTTCAGAAACATGTCGAAGAGAGCGGCCGCCCTACTCAAAGATGAACTGGAGTACATGGGACCTGTCAGGATCAAAGACGTTGAAGAAGCTCAGCAAAAGATCATAAACGTGATCAGAAGGCTCGAGGAGGCAGGAGAAATCGTCATAGCAAGAGGCGGTGGAGAGGAGTTGATCATGTAA
- the fliI gene encoding flagellar protein export ATPase FliI, with protein MKDVLRELKRRLTEEDFNRFNGRVTRVVGLIVESQGPDAFLGEMCKISLQNGKNALAEVVGFKEGRVVLMPYEDVSGLRMGCEVIRTNRVLEIGVGRNMIGRVFDGLGRPLDGRSFVPEERYPLTNSPPHPLKRKRIKNPLPVGVRAIDGFITIGKGQRIGIFAGSGVGKSTLLGMIARNTTADVCVLALIGERGREVREFIERDLGEEGLKRSILVVSTSDQPALTRVKSLLTATSIAEYYRDLGYDVLLMVDSLTRWAMAQREVGLAIGEPPTTRGYPPSVFAGLPKILERAGNSDKGSITAVYTVLVEADDFNEPISDTVRSIVDGHIVLSRKLAESNHYPAIDVLASVSRLMNDVVSEEHKEAANHLRSLMASYESAKDLIEIGAYKRGTNPLVDKAIEMQEDINAFLRQGIFEKSSFEETVQMLLELYSRSLDQM; from the coding sequence TTGAAGGACGTCCTCAGAGAATTGAAGAGGAGACTGACTGAAGAGGATTTCAATCGCTTCAACGGAAGAGTGACGCGCGTTGTTGGTCTCATCGTCGAATCACAGGGTCCCGATGCGTTTTTGGGGGAGATGTGTAAGATTTCCCTCCAGAACGGAAAAAATGCCCTGGCAGAGGTTGTTGGTTTCAAAGAAGGAAGGGTTGTTTTAATGCCCTATGAAGACGTTTCAGGGTTGAGAATGGGTTGCGAAGTCATACGAACGAACAGAGTGCTGGAGATCGGTGTAGGTAGAAACATGATCGGCCGTGTCTTCGACGGACTGGGACGACCGCTCGATGGGAGATCCTTCGTCCCGGAAGAACGGTATCCCCTGACGAACTCGCCACCACATCCCCTGAAAAGAAAGAGGATAAAAAATCCTCTTCCGGTTGGTGTTCGAGCAATCGATGGTTTCATCACCATAGGAAAAGGACAGAGAATTGGAATATTCGCGGGCAGTGGTGTTGGAAAGAGCACCCTCCTTGGCATGATAGCACGGAACACGACGGCAGATGTGTGTGTGCTTGCTCTCATAGGGGAAAGAGGAAGAGAGGTTAGAGAGTTCATCGAAAGGGACCTGGGAGAAGAAGGGCTGAAGCGATCTATCCTCGTGGTTTCCACTTCCGATCAGCCAGCCCTCACCAGAGTGAAATCTCTTCTCACTGCCACCAGCATAGCAGAGTATTACAGGGACCTCGGGTACGATGTGCTTTTGATGGTAGACTCGCTCACCAGATGGGCCATGGCCCAGAGAGAAGTTGGTCTTGCAATAGGAGAACCACCAACCACCCGGGGTTATCCCCCCAGTGTGTTTGCAGGACTTCCCAAGATACTCGAAAGAGCTGGAAACTCAGACAAAGGAAGCATAACAGCTGTTTACACGGTTCTCGTCGAGGCGGACGATTTCAACGAACCTATATCCGACACGGTCCGCTCCATAGTGGACGGCCATATCGTTCTTTCGAGGAAACTTGCAGAGTCGAACCACTATCCTGCCATCGATGTGTTGGCAAGCGTGAGCAGATTGATGAATGATGTGGTCTCAGAGGAACACAAAGAGGCGGCAAACCACCTCAGATCGTTGATGGCTTCCTACGAGTCAGCAAAAGACTTGATAGAGATAGGAGCTTACAAGAGAGGAACCAATCCTCTCGTCGACAAAGCGATCGAAATGCAAGAAGATATCAACGCGTTCTTGAGACAGGGGATCTTCGAGAAGTCTTCTTTCGAAGAAACCGTCCAAATGCTCCTTGAACTTTATTCACGTTCTCTTGACCAGATGTGA
- a CDS encoding FliH/SctL family protein — protein sequence MLLRKDEIFYIDLPKKIKTEEKEKESKRVEETSKEQLDKIKEQIISQAQKEARKIVEEAKRKAEEILKNASSKAERLELEAKKALEEKRRQKQEFLEYILSLKKQMQTQLQQKVEEILPEIIEILKVLFRKILEKEMNESVMERKLRSALSKVTGIENVRIRIHPEDLEKIDLKELKGRQVVPDPNVEKGGVIVETEYGVLDKTFSYQWKLVEDIFEEVVGFEGRPQRIEEETD from the coding sequence ATGCTCCTCAGAAAAGACGAGATATTCTACATAGATCTCCCGAAGAAGATCAAAACAGAAGAAAAAGAAAAGGAGTCTAAAAGAGTCGAGGAAACTTCCAAAGAACAGCTCGACAAGATCAAAGAGCAGATCATCTCCCAGGCACAAAAAGAAGCTCGGAAGATCGTAGAGGAAGCGAAAAGAAAGGCAGAAGAAATCCTGAAAAACGCTTCGAGCAAAGCAGAAAGATTGGAACTCGAAGCAAAGAAGGCGCTGGAGGAGAAAAGAAGGCAAAAACAAGAATTCTTGGAGTACATTCTCTCGTTGAAAAAACAGATGCAGACACAACTCCAACAAAAGGTAGAGGAGATCCTGCCTGAAATCATCGAAATTCTCAAGGTACTGTTCAGAAAAATCCTCGAGAAAGAGATGAACGAATCAGTCATGGAGAGAAAGCTCAGGAGCGCTCTTTCGAAGGTGACTGGCATTGAGAACGTGAGGATAAGAATTCACCCAGAGGACTTGGAGAAAATCGATCTGAAAGAACTGAAAGGCAGACAGGTGGTACCGGATCCCAACGTTGAGAAGGGTGGAGTGATCGTCGAAACGGAGTACGGTGTCTTGGACAAGACGTTCTCCTATCAGTGGAAGCTGGTCGAGGACATATTCGAAGAGGTGGTGGGGTTTGAAGGACGTCCTCAGAGAATTGAAGAGGAGACTGACTGA